GGTTCATCCGCGAGAGCGGCGGCGACATCGTCGAGGTGCAGGAGAAGGGGAGCCAGCGGCTCGCCTATCCCATCGAGAAGAAGCGCAACGGGTACTACACCCTGACCTACTTCCGCGCCGATGGCGACTTCATCGAGCGCTTCGAGCGCGCGCTGCGCATCAACGACGACATCATGCGCCACCTCATCCTGCGCTACGACGCCAAGATGATGCGCCACTTCGAGAAGCAGCAGCGCCAGCCCGCCGAGGCTGAAGCCGAAGCGTCGTAACCCTTCCTGCGGAGCGAAGGCTTCGCCCCAGACCTCAGCACACCCCCATGGCACGCAACGACCGCAACAAGAAGAAGACCGAGCCCATCGCCCGCGCGGCGGTCCCCGGCGCCAAGCGCCGCCCGGTCTGCCCCTTCGAGTCCGAAGGCATCGAGTACATCGACTACAAGGACACCGAGACCCTCAAGCGCTACCTCAACGAGCAGGGCAAGCTCCTGCCCCGGCGCGTGACCGGCGTCTCGGCCAAGTCCCAGCGCCAGCTCACGGTCGCCGTCAAGCGCGCGCGCCACATGGCGCTCCTGCCCTTCGTCGCGGACAACATTAAATGACCGCTTTGGGCTGTCGGCTGTCGGCTCTCAGCAGGGAGGCCGGAAGCCAGGAGCCGGAAGCCCAAAGCTCTGGATCATGGACATCATTCTCACGCAGGACGTGGACGACCTCGGCCAGAAGGGCGAGGTGATCACGGTCAAGAACGGATACGGGCGCAACTTCCTCATCCCGCGCGGCCTCGCGGTCGTCGCCAACCCGTCGAACGTCAAGCGCTACCAGGAGGAGACGCGCCAGCAGGCCGTCAAGCTCGAATCGGCCCGCAAGGACGCCGAGGCTCTCGCCAAGCGGATCGACGACATGGAGATCGTGCTCCAGGCTCCGGTCGGCGAGGAAGACCGCATCTTCGGGACGATCACGACGCAGCAGATCGCCGAAGCGCTCGCAGGACGCGGGATCGAGGTCGACCGCCGCAAGATCTCGCTCGACGGCGATATCCGCACGACGGGCGAGTACTCGGCGACGGTCAAGCTCCACCCGGAGCACAGCGGCTCGCTGACGGTGCAGGTCGTGCCGGAGTCGCTCGAAGAGGCGCTTTAGGCCCGGCCCGCTCCGGGCGATGCTCGAAGGCAACACCCCTGGCGGGGCGTTCGTTATCCCGGTACGCCGGAGGCGGACGCCCCGTTTTAGCGAAACGTGAGACGCGCGGCGTGAACCCGCGCGCGTCCGGTGAGTGTGAGGGCACGGATCACGCACTACTCGTCACGGCCATGCGCCTGCTATCTCTCCTCCTGACAGCTCTGCTCCTTGCACCCGCCTCGGCGCAGGTGCCCGAGGGGGAGCCGGTGGTGTGGACGACGCTCGTGGAGCCCGAGACCGTCCGGCCCGGCGAGACGGCCGAGGTCGTGCTCTTCGCCGAGATCAGCGGTGACTGGCGGATGTACGCCCTCGACTCGCCGATTGGACGGGCACTCGACCTGCGGCTGGAGCCGAGCGCGGCGTTCGAGCCGGTCGGACGGACGCAGCAGGGGACCCCGGAGGAGGGCTACGACGAGATCGTCGAGAGCGTCTACACCTACTTCGCGGGCGCGGCCGAGATCGCGCAGACGCTTCGCATCGCCCCGGACGCGCCGCGCGGCAGCACCCCGGTCCGGGGCGCGGTCCACTTCATGGTCTGCAACGACGAGATCTGCCTGCCGCCGATGCAAGCGCCGGTCGCCGCTTCGGTGGAGGTCCAGGGGCCGGCGGTCGTGGCGCAGGCGGAGTCTCCGGCGGTGGCACGGGCAGGGCCGCCCGCATCGTCTTCGGAGCCTGCGCGGGCGGACACCGCGCAGGCAGCGGCCGAGGCGGTGAGTCCGCAGGCGGCAGCGCCTCGCGTAGCCACCGCGCCGTTCGAGCCGGCCGCGCCGCAGCGAGGCGGACTGTGGGGCTTCCTCCTCCTCGCGGTCGGGGCCGGGCTCGTGGCGCTCCTGACCCCGTGCGTCTTCCCGATGATCCCGCTCACGGTCTCGTACTTCCTCCACCACGCGGGCGACCGGCGCAAGGCCGCGCGGATGGCCGGCGTCTACGGCCTCGCGATTGTCGGGCTGTTCACGCTCCTCGGCGTGGCGATGGCGCTCCTCGTCGGGGCGGCGGGGCCGCAGCTCATCGCGGCAAATCCGTGGGTGAACCTGTTTATAGGCCTCGTGCTCGTCGTCTTCGGGTTCTCGCTCCTCGGCTTCTTCGAGCTTCGAATGCCAGCGGCGTGGGCGAACGCACTCAACCGGCAGAGCGACGCGCGCGGAGGCTACCTCGGGGTCGCGTTCATGAGCCTGACGCTCGTGCTCGTGTCGTTCTCGTGCACGGTGCCGTTCGTCGGGGGTCTGCTCGCGGCGGCGGCGCAGGGCGGATGGGCGCGCCCGCTCGTCGGGATGGTCGTCTTCTCGTCGGTCTTCGCGCTTCCGTTCGTGCTCTTCGCCGCCTTCCCGAACGCGCTCGCGCGCCTGCCGACGTCGGGCTCGTGGATGAGCTCGCTCAAGGGGGTCCTCGGTTTCATTGAGATCGCTGCGGCGCTCAAGTTCCTCTCGAACGCCGACCTCGTCTGGGGCACGGGCCTGCTCCCGCGCCCGCTGGCGATCGCGCTCATGATCGTGATCTTCGCGCTCGCGGGGCTCTACCTCATCGGCAAGCTGCACCTCAAAGGGCCCGGCACCGACGCGGCTGACGTGCGACCGGTGCCCGTCGGTGGACTGCGGCTGCTGACGGCGATGGTGTTCTTCGGGCTCGCGTTCTACTTCGTCCCGGGCCTACTCGGCGCGCCGCTTGGCGGGTTCGACGCGTTCCTGCCGCCGCGCCAGGCGACGGACGTGAGCCTGCTCGCCGGGATCGAGACGGGCGGTCCCGAGCGCGGGGGCGAGGTCGCGTGGCACCAGGGCCGGGCCGCAGCCTTCGAAGAGGCGCAGCGCACCGGCCGGCCGGTGCTCATCGACTTCACCGGCTACACCTGCACCAACTGCCGCCACATGGAGGCGACGGTCCTCGCGAAGCCGGAGATCGCCGGGCGCATCGACCAGCACTTCGTCCCGCTCCAGCTCTGGACGGACAACGCCGAGACCGGCCCCGACCTCCAGCGCTACCAGCTCGAACTGACGGGCCGCATCGCGCTGCCGACCTACGCCGTGGTCCACCCCGACGGTCGCCTCCTGAGCCAGCTCAGCGGCGTCACCTCGCCGGAGCAGTACGCCGCTTTTCTCGACGCCGCGACCGTTACCTTCCAGCAGGCGGAGTCGCTCGCCGCCCGCTAGCCGTCACGCTTCGTTCTACTTCCCTGCCTGTTCATGCTCGCTGCTGTACCGCGCCTCCTGCTCTGCTTCTGCTTTGCCCTCACCCTTACCGCGTGCGACCGCACCGAACTCGACGACGATGACGACCCGCCGCCGGGCGGTGGTGGAGGAATGGTGGACGACGGGACCTGCTCGGCGAGCGTAGGCGGCAACCGCTTCGAGGCGTTCATGCCGAGCGCGACGACGAACGACCAGGGCGACGTGCTCAGCATCGCCTGCCGGGAGTTCAACGATGGACTCCTGTTCGAACTCCGGCCCGCCGGATTCGGCGAAGCTATGCTCGGTCTCGGCCCAGGAAGCGCAAACCAGGCGCAGTACAGCGACCGCGGCGAAGTATCGAACACGGCCGAACTGGCGGGCGGTGCGTTCGGCGGGAGCGTGACCCTCCAGGCGTTCGACCAGAACCGCGTGCAGGGCACGTTCACCGTCAACGCCCCTGGCTTCGACGACGGCGACCCGGTCATCAACATCGTCAACGGCCGCTTCGACCTTCCCGTCCGCCTCTCCGTCGGCGACGGTAGCTGAGCGGGACGCCTCGATGCGCTACCGGTTGCTCCTGCTCGCGCCTTTGGTCGCCCTCGCAGGGTACGCGGAGCCTGCCCAGGCCCAGGACAGTTCGGCAGTGTACCGTCCTGTGCTGAAGCCCGTGAGCCCAGCCGCGGCTGTCGGGCTTGAGTACCTGCTGCCCACGCTCGGCCACGCCTACGCGGGCGATTGGGTACGGGGCTTTCCTCCACTGCTCACCATCGTGGCTGGCGGCGTCTTGGTCGTCGGGGGTATCGTGGAGTGCGAATGCCTGGACAGCGCGGAGATCACGACGGGGCTGGTGGTGATGGTAGGGGGACGCCTTTGGGGCCTCTACAGCGCCTACGACACCGCCAGGGACCGGAACCGGGCTAACGACCCAGCCCTGGCCCGTGCGCTCCGGCTCCGCGTGCGCGGGCTGTCGGTGTCGCTCGCGGTTCCGCTGTAGCCTGCCGCGGTCCACGCTCGGGCAGCCGCGCGTTTTCCCTGACATGGCCCTAGGCCCCCTCGATGCCTGATTCGCCCCGATGTTGGCTCAGCGAAATGCCTTGATGCGCTGCTGGTTGCCCCTGCTGGCCTCTTTGGCCGCCCTGAGCGGGTGCGTCGGGAGCCGCCCCGTTCCGGCTGACAGGCCGCAGTCTCTCGCGGAGGTCAACCGGGTGCTCGAGGGCAAGGTCGCGCAGATCGAGCAGGCCGACGGTACGCGCATCGCTGCTTGGAGCGTCGTGGTAGCATTCGATTCCGTACGCTTCGCCACGGAATCGGGATGGGATGCTGTACCGGCAGCGCAGGTGAAGCGGGTCACGTACGGGCAGGAGCGGGTCTCGCTCGGGGAAAGTATAGTCGGCGGCGCGCTCACGGGAATAGTGCTCGCGGCGCTTGCTACTGCGGGCGATTCCGGTTCCGGTGTCATATCGGATTCCGAGATCATCGGAGCGCTCACGGCGGTCGGGGCAGGCATTGGGATGGTGCTAGGGTTAGTCGAACAGGTAGGATCGCAGGACCGCGTGGTCTACGAGGGACCCGTCTCGCGGTACGGTCCAGCCGGAAATGAGGGACGGCGCTAAGTTGGTGAGGGCGGCGTCCACTGTATATTCAGGTGCCTCTCCCTCTCCACCTTGATCTTTGCCTGTCGCCATGATGCAGCCCCTCGCCTACGACTCCACGCCCGACGCCGCCGACCACGCGCGGCTCCACAACTTCTCCGCCGGCCCCGGCACGCTTCCCCTCGAGGTCATCCTGGAGGTCCGAGAAGAACTTCCGGTCTACGGCGACCTCGGCTCGTCGATCATGGAGATCAGCCACCGCTCGCCGGCCTACACCGAGGTCACGAACAGCGCCGTCGAGGCGCTGCGGAGCCTGCTCGGCTTGGGCGACGACTGGCATGTGCTCTTCCTCCAGGGCGGCGCGTCGATGCAGTTCCACCAGGTGCCGGTCAACTTCCTCCCCGCCGGCGGCTCGGCCGACTACCTCAACACCGGGACCTGGAGCCAGAAGGCGATCAAGGAGGCCCACGTCGTCGGGCAGCACCGGGGCGCGGCCCCGCACGTCGTGGCGACGAGCGAGGACAAGAACTTCAGCTACATCCCCGACCGCGACGGATGGGAGTTCGGCGACGATGCGGCCTACCTCCACTACACCTCGAACAACACCATCTTCGGCACCCAGTTCGCCGAGGAGCCGGAGGCCGCCGTGCCCCTTGTCTGCGACGCCTCGTCCGACTTCCTCAGCCGCCCCCTCGCCGCCGAGCGCTACGGGCTGATC
This portion of the Bacteroidota bacterium genome encodes:
- the rpsF gene encoding 30S ribosomal protein S6, with product MYELMYVVNTVLNDEQVKDIVERVTGFIRESGGDIVEVQEKGSQRLAYPIEKKRNGYYTLTYFRADGDFIERFERALRINDDIMRHLILRYDAKMMRHFEKQQRQPAEAEAEAS
- the rpsR gene encoding 30S ribosomal protein S18, with product MARNDRNKKKTEPIARAAVPGAKRRPVCPFESEGIEYIDYKDTETLKRYLNEQGKLLPRRVTGVSAKSQRQLTVAVKRARHMALLPFVADNIK
- the rplI gene encoding 50S ribosomal protein L9, which translates into the protein MDIILTQDVDDLGQKGEVITVKNGYGRNFLIPRGLAVVANPSNVKRYQEETRQQAVKLESARKDAEALAKRIDDMEIVLQAPVGEEDRIFGTITTQQIAEALAGRGIEVDRRKISLDGDIRTTGEYSATVKLHPEHSGSLTVQVVPESLEEAL
- a CDS encoding cytochrome c biogenesis protein CcdA, giving the protein MRLLSLLLTALLLAPASAQVPEGEPVVWTTLVEPETVRPGETAEVVLFAEISGDWRMYALDSPIGRALDLRLEPSAAFEPVGRTQQGTPEEGYDEIVESVYTYFAGAAEIAQTLRIAPDAPRGSTPVRGAVHFMVCNDEICLPPMQAPVAASVEVQGPAVVAQAESPAVARAGPPASSSEPARADTAQAAAEAVSPQAAAPRVATAPFEPAAPQRGGLWGFLLLAVGAGLVALLTPCVFPMIPLTVSYFLHHAGDRRKAARMAGVYGLAIVGLFTLLGVAMALLVGAAGPQLIAANPWVNLFIGLVLVVFGFSLLGFFELRMPAAWANALNRQSDARGGYLGVAFMSLTLVLVSFSCTVPFVGGLLAAAAQGGWARPLVGMVVFSSVFALPFVLFAAFPNALARLPTSGSWMSSLKGVLGFIEIAAALKFLSNADLVWGTGLLPRPLAIALMIVIFALAGLYLIGKLHLKGPGTDAADVRPVPVGGLRLLTAMVFFGLAFYFVPGLLGAPLGGFDAFLPPRQATDVSLLAGIETGGPERGGEVAWHQGRAAAFEEAQRTGRPVLIDFTGYTCTNCRHMEATVLAKPEIAGRIDQHFVPLQLWTDNAETGPDLQRYQLELTGRIALPTYAVVHPDGRLLSQLSGVTSPEQYAAFLDAATVTFQQAESLAAR
- a CDS encoding DUF6252 family protein, whose translation is MLAAVPRLLLCFCFALTLTACDRTELDDDDDPPPGGGGGMVDDGTCSASVGGNRFEAFMPSATTNDQGDVLSIACREFNDGLLFELRPAGFGEAMLGLGPGSANQAQYSDRGEVSNTAELAGGAFGGSVTLQAFDQNRVQGTFTVNAPGFDDGDPVINIVNGRFDLPVRLSVGDGS
- the serC gene encoding 3-phosphoserine/phosphohydroxythreonine transaminase; this translates as MMQPLAYDSTPDAADHARLHNFSAGPGTLPLEVILEVREELPVYGDLGSSIMEISHRSPAYTEVTNSAVEALRSLLGLGDDWHVLFLQGGASMQFHQVPVNFLPAGGSADYLNTGTWSQKAIKEAHVVGQHRGAAPHVVATSEDKNFSYIPDRDGWEFGDDAAYLHYTSNNTIFGTQFAEEPEAAVPLVCDASSDFLSRPLAAERYGLIYAGAQKNIGPAGATVILVQDGFLRQRQSGLPTMLDYGTHAAKLFNTPPVFAVYIIEKVLRWLQGVGGLQAMEQQNDEKAARLYGAIDATDFYRGTAREDSRSRMNVTFRIKDGNEDLEARFIQEAKGEGLLALKGHRSVGGLRASIYNACAPASVEALVQFMEEFERTRG